One genomic region from Anopheles bellator chromosome 2, idAnoBellAS_SP24_06.2, whole genome shotgun sequence encodes:
- the LOC131207799 gene encoding uncharacterized protein LOC131207799, whose product MRAPVVATAVTTVTVAPPSVGGTMFGISNAHLVQSLSGPAMAAAGSAAGSVGLPPLKLDSPTGTGGSVRTKVNRASSICGPGPGMMLVSSLKSSGARNSTGSPVKRNSSSSSSFAGSGDRRSVFYTDAGPEQRHNKTTEVSWQPMANGAESGLTSEVNTTRASATATGVDGAKPSTLADHPGAMMEPRRKSSPEELLQRLGDGQVRSKQQRPCTAAAGGLENAVIGRKAHLKLVSQELEWERKFRDDQLSRILKALICFENRLKSEQTRIRQQLYEKDDVINRQNCTINRMKRKLAADETGGPGEEDEDDDEVTQLCPKCRKNYYRLDYRTSGTQTFEYCRDDGAESVNTENLSLNSVEYASSSEEQESSLYVRANSFKDARRSRKYTSKRSYQGYPTRGASRACSFKSNASGPASAGGTLTRLTERNERVGSPVRFDELRKREREDDEGQTETECDHEAYVNIEPSGQAVPKIVIYENYESDKENKRLDQNRRVSECDTNNYDNVEPYSNRIDNLHGIQQRNGGVLESRYGHGFRKSHGGDDGRADTCSEQAMELDDGTIFYEANTSGVGNQQKYTEGMEMKQTIETNDDWYASASDMEDSDTALGKPYSNAAVNPVLECVNQILLQQSMDGFGDSNGKDKDTPGGEPATNDEELYIGAQDPASTKNQQPAAAKEPPTQTTVRSKRVHFSTQNSMVQVPRISLQSSRTSPSSKEDKMSPTYEIQSIYSNEYEPIGSEQNSYSNYYVDMESKLGSEDRERELSLAEKRKTPPALPPKPANLLKLQQLSKTNQQRQVSLTPKASSPTVAHSDIAESEPDYCSISEIQESVKCVQIVAEIHKDACEDDYSIVDEEETGDSSGGKALELLEESFADVPKLPNVAEIVPPVKKIADSLNKFISQDNYITKSVSGSSAGGSPTKVTSGSGGGTGSSVPSILTTPIKKDGEFREQLSEIIAEINKQSPAIRNASKKQVPVKELSPAGSTSVSFRGVATQIPGVTFQSKLKPVDKLSFLSKASSGGGMRSSLTHTPKLNIGRPAAIKPPMLKSSLSQKALSSTNLTLSTGNVLSPFGSPSKSSVSYIPNLKPSSLANGSPVKIATPLKKTTGTSSTGGPGMTTATAPPPVIIAEDSKLPIQAEFDWYNLDAEYGKSTNQPDVIVEADTTSNPEQESPCGSETTDGKRANSTPGEAGEKCPTKMEELHAVAENGSEHQEEMENALEYNLDEEYKSVTPIVPPPDIIQKAPVTPPKNGKIPYNSLSFKELMQLNETPKIGAEKAKAKSAPGATAVAGTAESGPGTGNYEHFLDDSGLCSKPIILPRKKRVYYSGPFV is encoded by the exons ATGCGTGCACCGGTAGTAGCAACGGCAGTGACCACAGTGACCGTAGCGCCGCCTTCAGTCGGTGGCACAATGTTTGGGATTTCGAACGCGCACCTCGTGCAGTCGCTGAGCGGGCCAGCGATGGCTGCCGCGGGATCTGCCGCTGGATCCGTGGGCCTTCCGCCACTTAAACTGGACAGTCCCACCGGAACGGGGGGTAGCGTGCGGACCAAAGTGAATCGCGCGTCATCGATCtgcggacccggacccgggatgATGCTGGTGTCGTCGCTGAAATCTTCCGGTGCTCGGAACAGTACCGGCAGCCCGGTCAAACGgaactccagctccagctcgagcTTTGCGGGTAGCGGCGATCGCAGGAGCGTCTTCTACACGGACGCTGGCCCAGAACAGCGCCACAACAAG ACAACGGAAGTGTCCTGGCAACCGATGGCGAATGGCGCCGAAAGTGGCTTAACGTCGGAAGTTAACACCACCCGGGCGTCAGCGACCGCTACTGGCGTGGATGGGGCAAAACCATCGACTTTGGCGGATCATCCGGGGGCGATGATGGAACCACGGCGCAAAAGCAGCCCCGAAGAGCTGCTGCAACGGCTGGGCGATGGTCAGGTGCGGAGCAAACAGCAACGACCCTgtaccgctgccgccggtgggcTGGAGAATGCCGTCATCGGGCGGAAGGCACACCTGAAGCTAGTCAGCCAGGAGCTGGAGTGGGAGCGCAAGTTCCGCGACGATCAACTGTCCCGCATCCTGAAGGCGCTGATCTGCTTCGAGAATCGGCTGAAGAGCGAACAGACCCGCATCAGGCAGCAGCTGTACGAGAAAGATGACGTTATCAATCGGCAAAACTGTACCATAAATCGTATGAAGCGGAAGTTGGCCGCCGACGAGAcgggcgggccgggcgaagaggatgaggacgatgatgaggtGACTCAGCTGTGTCCAAAGTGTCGCAAAAACTACTACCGTCTGGACTATCGGACGAGCGGGACGCAGACCTTCGAGTACTGCCGTGACGATGGAGCGGAAAGTGTAAATACGG aaaactTGTCCCTGAACAGCGTGGAGTACGCGTCATCGAGCGAGGAACAGGAGTCGTCGCTGTACGTCCGGGCGAATTCGTTCAAGGATGCGCGCCGCAGCCGGAAGTACACCAGTAAACGGTCCTACCAGGGCTATCCGACCCGCGGGGCATCGCGGGCCTGTAGCTTCAAGAGCAACgcatccggtccggccagCGCAGGCGGAACGCTGACGAGgctgacggaacggaacgaacgagTCGGAAGTCCCGTGCGTTTCGATGAGCTCCGCAAGCGGGAGAGGGAAGACGACGAGGGGCAGACGGAGACGGAGTGTGACCACGAGGCGTATGTCAACATCGAGCCGAGTGGCCAAGCAGTGCCGAAAATCGTGATCTACGAGAACTACGAGAGTGACAAGGAGAACAAACGGTTGGATCAGAACCGGCGCGTGTCGGAGTGTGACACGAACAATTACGACAACGTGGAACCGTACTCGAACCGTATTGACAATCTGCACGGCATCCAGCAGCGGAATGGCGGTGTCCTGGAGAGCCGATACGGCCACGGCTTCCGGAAGTCGCACGGAGGGGATGACGGCAGAGCGGACACGTGCAGCGAGCAGGCGATGGAGCTGGACGATGGGACCATTTTCTACGAGGCCAACACGAGCGGTGTCGGCAATCAGCAGAAGTACACCGAGGGCATGGAGATGAAGCagacgatcgaaacgaacgacgaTTGGTATGCGAGTGCGAGTGATATGGAGGACTCGGATACGGCCCTTGGCAAACCGTACAGCAATGCGGCCGTCAATCCGGTGCTGGAGTGTGTCAATCAG ATTCTGCTTCAACAATCGATGGATGGTTTCGGAGACAGTAACGGCAAAGACAAGGACACGCCCGGCGGTGAACCGGCGACTAACGACGAAGAGTTGTACATTGGAGCGCAGGACCCGGCCTCCACCAAGAACCAGCAACCAGCGGCCGCAAAAGAGCCACCGACACAAACCACCGTACGCTCGAAGCGGGTTCACTTTTCCACCCAGAACAGCATGGTTCAGGTACCGCGGATATCGCTGCAATCGTCCCGGACCAGCCCGAGCAGCAAGGAGGATAAGATGTCCCCGACGTACGAAATCCAGAGTATTTACAGCAACGAGTACGAACCGATCGGCTCGGAGCAGAACTCGTACTCCAATTACTACGTCGACATGGAGTCGAAACTTGGCTCGGAGGATCGTGAGCGTGAACTGTCGCTGGCCGAGAAACGCAAAACCCCTCCGGCGttaccaccgaaaccggccaaCCTGTTGAAGTTACAGCAACTCTCGAAGACCAACCAGCAACGCCAGGTTTCGCTGACTCCGAAGGCGTCGTCGCCCACCGTGGCCCACAGTGATATCGCCGAGTCTGAACCGGACTACTGTTCGATCAGCGAGATCCAGGAATCGGTGAAGTGTGTCCAGATTGTGGCAGAAATTCACAAGGATGCGTGCGAGGACGATTACTCGATCGTGGATGAGGAGGAGACCGGTGACAGCAGCGGTGGAAAGGCGCTGGAACTCTTGGAAGAATCGTTCGCCGACGTACCGAAGCTACCGAACGTGGCGGAGATTGTACCGCCGGTGAAGAAGATCGCTGACTCACTGAACAAGTTTATAAGCCAGGACAATTACATCACCAAATCGGTCAGTGGCAGCAGCGCAGGTGGTAGCCCAACAAAGGTCACGtccggcagtggcggcggaaCGGGATCCAGTGTCCCGAGTATTTTGACGACACCTATCAAGAAAGATGGAGAATTCCGCGAACAGTTGTCGGAGATTATAGcggaaatcaacaaacaatcacCGGCCATCCGGAACGCTTCGAAGAAGCAGGTCCCGGTGAAGGAGCTCAGTCCTGCTGGGTCGACATCCGTGTCgtttcgtggcgtggccacgCAAATACCGGGCGTAACATTTCAGTCGAAGCTGAAACCCGTCGACAAGCTGAGCTTCCTGTCGAAGGCTAGCAGCGGAGGGGGAATGCGATCGAGTCTGACGCACACTCCCAAGCTTAACATCGGTCGACCGGCGGCCATCAAACCACCGATGCTGAAGTCGTCCCTCTCGCAGAAAGCCCTGTCGAGTACGAATCTGACACTGAGTACGGGCAATGTGTTGAGTCCCTTCGGTAGTCCTTCGAAATCGTCCGTTTCCTACATTCCCAACCTGAAGCCGTCATCCTTGGCGAACGGTTCACCGGTAAAGATTGCTACGCCATTGAAGAAAACAACTGGGACATCGTCGACTGGGGGTCCCGGGATGACCACGGctacggcaccaccaccagtaatCATCGCCGAGGACAGCAAATTACCCATTCAAGCGGAATTTGATTGGTATAATTTGGATGCTGAGTACGGCAAGTCCACCAACCAGCCGGACGTTATTGTCGAGGCGGACACAACTTCCAATCCCGAACAGGAGTCTCCGTGCGGTAGCGAGACGACGGATGGAAAGCGAGCCAATAGCACACCGGGTGAGGCTGGTGAAAAATGTCCCACCAAAATGGAAGAGTTGCACGCCGTGGCTGAGAATGGCAGCGAGCACCAGGAGGAGATGGAGAACGCGCTGGAGTACAACCTGGACGAGGAGTACAAAAGTGTTACCCCGATCGTGCCACCGCCCGATATCATCCAGAAAGCCCCGGTGACACCACCGAAAAATGGGAAGATTCCCTACAACAGCCTCTCGTTCAAGGAGTTGATGCAGCTCAACGAAACGCCCAAAATCGGGGCCGAAAAAGCTAAAGCGAAGAGTGCCCCAGGagcaacggcggtggcgggtaCCGCAGAAAGTGGACCAGGAACCGGAAACTACGAGCACTTTCTCGACGATTCCGGCCTCTGCTCGAAACCGATCATTTTGCCTCGGAAGAAGCGCGTTTACTACTCCGGGCCGTTTGTGTGA